A window from Triticum aestivum cultivar Chinese Spring chromosome 6D, IWGSC CS RefSeq v2.1, whole genome shotgun sequence encodes these proteins:
- the LOC123144219 gene encoding protein FAR1-RELATED SEQUENCE 6 encodes MQFDRDSEESYQEKRTKLGGIVLKQNIPIEAHASQVYTRTMFEKLGEALYECGSYDLIEVKPCLEYIARHIKFQSREKWCKNKFMISVSETADEFRCECGTFEHYEMVCSHALKVMIHLNCMNSLLNMHSRDGLARDARDMLPLEYLHYQKDHAPLKYARCRRVGRASCRREGWAWFV; translated from the exons ATGCAATTTGACCGCGACTCAGAAGAAAGTTACCAGGAGAAAAGGACAAAACTA GGCGGGATTGTCCTGAAGCAAAATATCCCAATTGAGGCACATGCATCGCAAGTTTATACCAGGACAATGTTTGAGAAATTAGGTGAAGCACTGTATGAGTGTGGGTCGTATGATCTAATAGAAGTCAAGCCGTGCTTGGAGTACATTGCTAGGCACATCAAATTTCAGTCCAGGGAAAAATGGTGCAAGAATAAATTTATGATCTCCGTGAGCGAGACAGCTGATGAGTTCAGGTGCGAGTGTGGAACATTTGAGCACTATGAAATGGTTTGCAGCCATGCACTTAAG GTCATGATACATCTAAACTGCATGAACTCCCTGCTAAACATGCACTCAAGGGATGGACTAGCTAGAGATGCAAGAGATATGCTACCGCTAGAGTATTTGCACTACCAGAAGGATCATGCGCCGCTGAAGTATGCGAGATGTCGAAGGGTTGGTCGAGCCAGTTGTCGCCGTGAGGGATGGGCTTGGTTTGTCTGA